In Alkalihalobacillus sp. FSL W8-0930, a single window of DNA contains:
- a CDS encoding NADH:flavin oxidoreductase: protein MSQIKGIDTMFHPVSLKNVIIPNRIAMAPMTRAFSPNGVPNDKVAAYYRRRSENGVGLIITEGTAIPHPSAVSHQDIPRFYGDDALAGWKKVVDEVHEAGGMIIPQIWHVGGARKKGEHPNKEALPVSPSGLDLEGNEVTEPLTEEEIQDLVQAYAQAASNAKAIGFDGIEIHGAHGYLIDQFLWEKTNKRTDRYGGDLKERTTFAKEVVEACREAVGPEFLIVFRFSQWKLGDYDAKLAHSSRELNQILEPLSEAGVDVFHASTRRFWEAEFKEESDSLNLAAWTKKLTGKPTITVGSLGLDYAFRDEQGTSHETSVTENINKLVEKLADDEFDLVAVGRALLADPEWARKLKDDELEQAVPYTRESVQTLY from the coding sequence ATGAGTCAAATAAAAGGAATAGATACTATGTTTCATCCTGTGTCATTAAAAAATGTCATCATCCCCAATCGGATTGCGATGGCACCGATGACACGAGCTTTCTCACCAAATGGGGTGCCGAATGATAAGGTCGCTGCATATTACCGAAGACGATCAGAAAATGGCGTAGGTTTAATCATTACGGAAGGGACAGCTATTCCTCATCCGTCAGCTGTTAGTCATCAGGACATCCCGCGTTTCTACGGGGATGATGCTCTTGCAGGCTGGAAGAAGGTTGTTGACGAAGTACATGAAGCTGGTGGCATGATCATTCCTCAAATTTGGCATGTTGGCGGAGCTCGTAAAAAAGGTGAACATCCAAATAAAGAGGCGTTACCAGTGAGTCCATCTGGGTTAGATCTAGAGGGGAATGAAGTCACTGAACCGTTAACGGAAGAAGAGATTCAAGATCTTGTTCAGGCTTACGCTCAAGCTGCTTCGAATGCAAAAGCAATTGGATTTGATGGAATTGAAATTCATGGGGCACATGGGTATTTAATTGATCAATTCTTATGGGAGAAAACGAATAAGAGAACTGACCGCTATGGGGGAGACTTAAAAGAGCGGACAACCTTTGCCAAAGAAGTGGTGGAAGCATGCCGAGAAGCCGTAGGCCCGGAGTTCCTTATTGTATTCCGCTTCTCGCAATGGAAGCTGGGAGACTATGATGCAAAGCTAGCTCATTCCTCTCGGGAGCTTAATCAAATTCTAGAACCATTATCCGAAGCGGGTGTGGATGTATTCCATGCATCAACAAGACGCTTCTGGGAAGCGGAGTTCAAAGAGGAATCAGACTCGTTAAATTTGGCTGCCTGGACGAAAAAGTTAACAGGCAAACCAACAATCACAGTTGGATCATTAGGGCTCGATTATGCCTTCAGAGATGAACAAGGTACTTCGCATGAAACGAGTGTAACAGAAAATATCAACAAATTAGTTGAGAAGCTGGCAGACGATGAGTTTGATCTAGTAGCCGTTGGACGAGCACTGTTAGCCGATCCAGAATGGGCAAGAAAATTAAAGGATGATGAGTTAGAACAAGCAGTTCCATACACGAGAGAGTCCGTTCAAACACTGTACTAA
- a CDS encoding NAD(P)H-dependent oxidoreductase, with product MTTSTEKKQEIIDAFHFRHATKSFDSSKRISDSDFEFILETGRLSPSSVGYEPWKFLVVQNPDLRAKLKEVSSGARGQLDTASHFVVILAHKNARYDSDYVYNIHKHVKQVPEKMIQDILPRYKAFQDDAQNLFESERSLFDWASKQTYIALANMMTSAAQIGIDSCPIEGYLPDAVNKILADEGIDTDTWNVSVMAAFGYRETEPAREKTRQPLNDIVKWI from the coding sequence ATGACAACATCTACTGAGAAAAAACAAGAAATTATAGATGCCTTTCACTTCAGGCATGCGACAAAATCATTTGACTCAAGCAAAAGAATATCTGATTCAGACTTTGAATTTATTTTGGAAACGGGAAGACTTTCTCCGAGTTCTGTCGGATACGAGCCTTGGAAGTTCTTAGTTGTTCAAAATCCAGATTTGCGAGCAAAACTAAAAGAAGTCTCATCTGGTGCACGTGGACAGTTAGATACCGCTAGCCACTTTGTTGTTATTCTTGCACATAAGAATGCGCGCTACGATTCAGATTATGTCTATAACATTCATAAACACGTGAAGCAGGTTCCAGAAAAGATGATTCAAGACATACTCCCACGTTATAAGGCATTTCAAGACGATGCACAGAATTTGTTTGAATCTGAACGCTCTCTTTTTGATTGGGCGAGCAAACAAACGTATATCGCTCTTGCTAATATGATGACCTCCGCTGCACAAATTGGGATTGATTCATGTCCAATTGAAGGATATCTTCCAGATGCCGTAAACAAGATTCTAGCAGACGAAGGCATTGATACGGATACATGGAACGTTTCTGTTATGGCCGCCTTCGGTTATAGAGAAACGGAACCAGCTAGAGAGAAAACAAGACAACCACTTAATGACATTGTGAAGTGGATATAA
- a CDS encoding peptidase E, with protein sequence MRQVIALGGGGFSMEPDNSTLDDYILAQANKAKPKICFIPTAGGDQDGYITRFYRAFKEKPCTPVHLSLFDANFNDLEDFVLEQDIVYVGGGSTRNMMVLWKEWGLDKILVQAYQRGLICAGLSAGAICWFEQGLTDPLNGPLYPINGLGLLKGSVCPHYDGEEKRRPAYERYINDGKMLEGYGINDGTALHFIDEELYHSIQSTNKSGVGYEQVGSKADSIEALKE encoded by the coding sequence ATGAGGCAGGTCATTGCGCTTGGAGGGGGAGGGTTCTCTATGGAACCTGACAATTCAACGCTTGATGACTATATCTTGGCACAAGCAAACAAAGCCAAGCCTAAGATCTGCTTCATCCCTACAGCCGGCGGCGATCAGGACGGATACATCACACGCTTTTATCGTGCTTTCAAAGAGAAGCCGTGCACACCGGTTCACTTATCTTTATTTGATGCAAACTTCAATGACCTCGAAGATTTTGTGCTTGAGCAGGATATTGTGTATGTAGGTGGGGGAAGTACTCGGAACATGATGGTGCTGTGGAAGGAGTGGGGTTTAGATAAGATTCTTGTACAAGCCTATCAAAGGGGTTTGATCTGCGCCGGTTTAAGTGCCGGCGCCATTTGCTGGTTTGAACAAGGTTTAACCGATCCGTTAAACGGTCCACTTTACCCAATCAACGGATTAGGCTTGTTAAAAGGAAGTGTTTGTCCGCATTATGATGGAGAGGAAAAAAGACGTCCTGCTTATGAACGGTATATTAATGATGGCAAAATGCTTGAAGGCTATGGAATAAACGACGGAACAGCACTACATTTTATTGACGAGGAACTATATCATTCCATTCAATCAACGAATAAAAGTGGAGTAGGGTACGAACAAGTAGGGAGTAAAGCAGATAGCATCGAAGCATTAAAAGAGTAA
- a CDS encoding glucose 1-dehydrogenase, with translation MSKKVAIVTGGGNGLGRAVAVKLASQGVNVAVVDLAEGPGHETVDLVKEQGAEAIFVQADVSKAEDVKRYVDETVKAFGTIDMFYNNAGISGPGKRFVENTIEEIDLVLGINLHGALYGLKYVLEVMLKNGGGSIVNTSSTAGLVGQETVGSYSATKHGIVGITKTIAVEYAREGIQVNAISPGTTETPMVAEYRKANPEQVESVLAAIPQRRLGKPEEVAELVCFLLNGEAKYINGAVIPIDGGFTAQ, from the coding sequence GTGAGTAAAAAGGTTGCAATCGTAACAGGTGGAGGCAATGGACTTGGACGTGCAGTGGCTGTGAAGCTTGCAAGTCAGGGAGTAAATGTTGCTGTAGTAGATCTAGCTGAAGGGCCAGGTCATGAAACTGTTGATCTTGTAAAGGAACAAGGCGCAGAGGCAATATTTGTGCAAGCCGATGTTAGTAAAGCGGAAGACGTTAAACGGTATGTTGACGAAACCGTAAAAGCATTTGGAACGATTGATATGTTTTATAATAATGCGGGTATTTCAGGTCCCGGCAAACGATTTGTGGAAAATACTATTGAGGAAATTGACCTTGTACTTGGAATTAACCTGCATGGTGCATTGTACGGGTTAAAATATGTGCTTGAAGTGATGCTTAAAAATGGTGGAGGCTCCATCGTTAACACCTCTTCTACAGCAGGACTTGTCGGACAGGAAACAGTGGGATCGTACTCTGCAACTAAGCACGGAATCGTTGGGATTACAAAAACGATTGCTGTTGAATATGCGCGAGAAGGAATCCAAGTGAATGCCATCTCACCAGGTACAACAGAAACACCAATGGTAGCTGAGTATCGTAAGGCTAATCCTGAACAAGTGGAAAGTGTCTTAGCTGCTATTCCACAAAGACGCCTTGGGAAGCCTGAAGAAGTAGCAGAGCTTGTTTGCTTCTTATTAAATGGTGAAGCGAAGTATATCAATGGTGCAGTAATCCCAATTGATGGTGGATTTACAGCTCAATAA